The following are from one region of the Salvia hispanica cultivar TCC Black 2014 chromosome 1, UniMelb_Shisp_WGS_1.0, whole genome shotgun sequence genome:
- the LOC125196902 gene encoding uncharacterized protein LOC125196902, with protein LRSRLASGIVWRYLFSKLIAAFKLTRSLAAKAFQTSLPLCKETFFSAAMEDHLVLRYQKLMTESSSKPLFDLRKLNASLPVPPVKDHSMKILALGANDDFIVDAEGLRETGRFYGVSPVCVEGVAHDMMLDYSWEKGAHVIQSWLNALDT; from the exons CTCCGATCGAGACTTGCTAG TGGCATAGTTTGGCGGTATCTATTCTCCAAACTTATTGCTGCATTTAAG TTAACACGCAGTTTGGCAGCAAAGGCTTTTCAAACTTCTCTGCCACTTTGTAAGGAAACTTTCTTCTCTGCTGCTATGGAGGATCATCTGGTCCTTCG ATATCAGAAGCTGATGACAGAAAGTTCAAGTAAGCCACTTTTTGATCTGCGGAAGCTCAACGCATCACTTCCTGTTCCTCCCGTGAAAGATCATTCCATGAAGATCCTTGCCTTGGGAGCAAATGATGATTTCATAGTG GATGCAGAGGGACTTAGAGAAACAGGTAGGTTTTATGGAGTGTCACCTGTTTGTGTGGAAGGGGTTGCACATGACATGATGTTGGATTACTCATGGGAGAAAGGTGCGCATGTAATTCAATCTTGGCTCAATGCTTTGGACACATAA